A stretch of the Deltaproteobacteria bacterium genome encodes the following:
- a CDS encoding prephenate dehydrogenase/arogenate dehydrogenase family protein yields MKDITIGIIGGTGGIGRWFARYFQREGFAVSVWGKETGFDSRQVADTSDVVIIGVPIGETCSVIERIGPYLNARSLLMDLTSLKAGPVAAMLASSAAEVIGLHPLFGPSLRSMSGQNIVYCPARCKKWLPWVKEVLERGGARLLESTPERHDELMSYVQVLTHLNTITMGLVLEKAGVDPAEIRRFSTPVFRTKLSFIQKVCEKNPLLSAEIIAGNPHAADILSRYEESLGELRDLIEDGDASAIVDRIRK; encoded by the coding sequence ATGAAGGATATTACCATCGGAATCATCGGCGGCACGGGCGGTATCGGGAGATGGTTCGCCCGATATTTCCAGCGTGAAGGCTTTGCCGTCAGCGTATGGGGAAAAGAAACGGGTTTCGACTCACGCCAGGTGGCGGACACCTCTGACGTTGTCATCATCGGTGTCCCCATCGGTGAAACCTGCTCGGTCATCGAAAGGATAGGTCCCTACCTGAACGCACGATCCCTCCTGATGGACCTGACTTCGCTGAAGGCCGGTCCGGTGGCCGCCATGCTCGCCTCGTCGGCCGCCGAGGTGATCGGGCTCCACCCCCTCTTCGGGCCGTCTCTCCGTTCCATGTCGGGACAGAACATCGTCTATTGCCCGGCCCGTTGCAAAAAGTGGCTCCCCTGGGTGAAAGAGGTACTCGAACGGGGCGGCGCCCGGCTCTTGGAGTCGACGCCCGAGCGTCATGACGAGCTCATGTCCTACGTGCAGGTCCTGACCCACCTCAACACGATCACCATGGGGCTTGTTCTTGAAAAAGCCGGTGTGGACCCGGCGGAGATCAGACGGTTCTCGACCCCTGTTTTCAGGACGAAACTCTCTTTCATACAGAAAGTATGTGAGAAGAACCCGCTCCTGTCGGCGGAAATCATCGCCGGCAATCCCCACGCCGCAGACATCCTGTCCCGCTATGAGGAAAGCCTCGGCGAGCTCAGAGACCTTATCGAAGATGGAGACGCTTCGGCAATCGTCGACAGGATCAGGAAATAA